One region of Oncorhynchus mykiss isolate Arlee chromosome 8, USDA_OmykA_1.1, whole genome shotgun sequence genomic DNA includes:
- the pask gene encoding PAS domain-containing serine/threonine-protein kinase isoform X2 has translation MSLRTESRWTENQGNPRAKGDTVYVVKDDSSDLLEDDSFDLNKSYPCVGRPLYKGQALERWRFPGSIAGDCQNSCSSVAMRDIQIPSRHGSGSHSQSDSLSTASESDRTLLSLLTCAGGFALSGPPAVHNPNKAVLTVDCKSTKILAANVKACALFECTSDDLIGQKLSCFLKKTNQVLEEALSEGCLQTDGNVAVVSGKVLDAVSQCGTEVPVSVWTQRQSQQGQHCLVMMERVERISAHVSFSQDGSILSCDLVFAHLHGYRQTEELTGMPIREMIPSLQIPLHSRALPKMLRVQRVSSRCRGGTSLLLCIKLQGAVVCGKPQQLKDGLGCPEPQNTPGGPEDQQGSPVSSPICRAPQPEHCENGKELSSGVKENSSLLSPGSGLVYSGTVWVFAPLSGLLTLHPDGSINSIHNHLSLSLLGFGNAELQGKDVTFLIPAFYDWFCGLENSAITPHQQPEDPCVYSGHPVPAASTVAHPIPTFPMGGQLQQDPSSLAGDMAVVQKAEQGRNLSTGKGRIFTGSSIRLEQQGSTPSTLDPPEVTSTPMIRVDDTAELMKEAAQVAPCPSQCDSGDDTHDLLQSFAQVERGEVLCLSLTHPLTCSPGGQPLSGVGPGTPTMDECSRARPCRPTPYHAKGPQQLCDLSAMQDSSFEVISLGSRSSSGFCEKWAGCHGGSSPTAATSRTDQVVDSASCYLDLDTNGELVTRAMADLNLSGVLELLSVGGDDDFSHTSVDTAELLRTPSPYVVESDQEEGPGCVEVRNSLLKGLAGEDERDQWAVFSVLHNVQIQDSRQMNGEMQLISDAPPNTSTPKKQQENECSMAPQHITEGSYDGSVYHRDGTRIEVQCEIRRAELHGARCVFCVWLSRPGQQEAMLHHSGVYSNRASLQNSSSLSLGEAILEASRGGAGEALLSTLDLDHSRACDGQFSELYQPLHAVGKGAFGFVWQACRRSDGEKVVVKFIRKGRIVSECWVDDPLLGRVSQEVAILTRLTHHNIVKVLEVFENEGYFQMVMEKHGDGLDLFEFIDKQPQLDEPLASYIFRQLVAAVAYLRNRDILHRDIKDENIIINTEFHIRLIDFGSAVPLAPGKLFYTFCGTLEYCSPEVLKGNPYGGPELELWSLGVLLYTLLFGENPFCDMEETLQSKLKPPFPVSPDLHAMLSGMLQPDPQRRMTLEQLLLQPWIRQPICLADYSWEEVFPYSKSHAPPQYHESVPGDFLGQGLYPDTRDDSSLPSDDDDERSMAAMTTELMKYLSDE, from the exons ATGTCGCTGAGGACTGAGTCCCGTTGGACAGAGAATCAAGGCAACCCTCGTGCTAAAGGGGACACTGTTTATGTTGTCAAGGATGACTCCTCGGACCTCCTGGAGGATGACTCATTTGACCTAAACAAGTCCTATCCATGTGTCGGGAGGCCACTGTACAAGGGCCAGGCTCTAGAACGCTGGCGGTTTCCTGGATCCATAGCAG GTGATTGTCAGAACTCCTGTAGCTCTGTGGCTATGAGAGACATTCAGATCCCCAGCCGGCATGGCTCAGGATCACACAGCCAGTCAGACTCGCTGTCCACTGCGTCTGAGTCAGACAGAACCCTGCTCAGCCTGCTGACCTGTGCAGGAGGCTTTGCGCTCTCAGGACCTCCAGCGGTCCACAACCCCAACAAGGCAGTCCTCACTGTAGACTGCAAGAGCACAAAG ATATTGGCTGCAAATGTGAAGGCATGCGCACTGTTTGAGTGCACCAGCGATGATCTGATTGGACAAAAGCTGTCCTGCTTCCTGAAGAAGACCAATCAGGTCCTGGAAGAAGCTTTAAGTGAGGGGTGTCTTCAGACAGATGGAAATGTAGCAGTGGTGTCTGGGAAAGTG TTGGATGCAGTGAGCCAGTGTGGTACTGAGGTCCCAGTGTCTGTATGGACCCAGAGACAGTCACAGCAAGGACAGCATTGCCTGGTCATGATGGAGCGTGTGGAGAGAATCTCAGCCCATGTCTCCTTCTCACAAGAT GGGAGCATCCTGAGCTGTGACCTGGTCTTTGCCCATCTGCATGGTTACAGGCAGACTGAGGAGCTGACAGGGATGCCTATCAGAGAGATGATCCCCTCTCTACAGATCCCCCTCCACAGCCGCGCTCTGCCCAAg ATGCTGAGGGTCCAGAGGGTGTCCAGTCGATGCAGGGGGggcacctccctcctcctctgtatTAAACTCCAGGGGGCAGTGGTGTGTGGTAAACCCCAGCAGCTGAAGGATGGGTTGGGCTGCCCAGAACCCCAAAACACCCCTGGTGGACCTGAGGACCAGCAGGGTTCCCCCGTCTCCTCCCCAATCTGCAGAGCACCACAGCCAGAACATTGTGAAAATGGAAAGGAACTGTCCTCTG GAGTTAAAGAGAACAGCAGCCTCCTCTCCCCTGGTTCGGGGCTGGTCTATTCTGGGACGGTGTGGGTGTTCGCCCCTCTCAGTGGTCTCCTCACCCTCCACCCTGATGGCTCTATCAACAGCATCCACAACCACCTGTCCCTCAGTCTCCTGGGCTTTGGGAATGCGGAGCTACAGGGGAAG GATGTCACgttcctgattcctgctttctATGATTGGTTTTGTGGCTTGGAGAACAGTGCCATTACCCCACACCAACAACCAGAGG ACCCCTGTGTATACTCTGGTCATCCTGTCCCTGCTGCTAGCACAGTCGCCCATCCCATTCCCACATTCCCAATGGGAGGCCAACTTCAACAGG ACCCCAGTTCTCTGGCTGGTGACATGGCCGTGGTGCAAAAGGCAGAACAGGGGAGAAACCTCTCCACTGGGAAGGGCAGGATCTTCACTGGCTCCAGTATCAGACTGGAGCAGCAGGGCAGCACTCCCTCCACCCTGGACCCTCCGGAGGTTACCTCCACACCCATGATCAG GGTTGATGACACTGCAGAACTGATGAAAGAAGCTGCACAGGTGGCCCCGTGTCCCAGCCAGTGTGACAGTGGAGACGACACCCACGACCTGCTACAGTCCTTTGCCCAGGTTGAGAGAGGCGAGGTACTCTGCCTGTCACTCACTCACCCTCTAACCTGTAGCCCAGGAGGGCAGCCCCTTAGTGGAGTGGGACCAG GCACTCCAACCATGGATGAGTGCAGCCGAGCACGGCCCTGCCGCCCTACCCCATACCATGCCAAAGGCCCCCAGCAGCTGTGTGACCTGTCAGCCATGCAGGACTCCAGCTTCGAGGTGATCTCCCTGGGTAGCCGGTCCTCCTCAGGGTTCTGTGAGAAGTGGGCTGGGTGTCATGGGGGGTCCAGCCCGACGGCGGCCACCTCCCGCACAGACCAGGTTGTGGACTCGGCCAGCTGCTACCTGGACCTGGACACCAATGGGGAGCTGGTGACCCGGGCCATGGCCGACCTGAACCTGAGTGGAGTTCTAGAGTTGCTTAGTGTTGGAGGTGATGATGACTTCTCCCATACCTCGGTTGATACCGCCGAGCTCCTGCGTACCCCTTCGCCGTATGTGGTCGAGTCCGACCAGGAAGAGGGACCCGGATGTGTGGAGGTCCGGAACAGTCTATTGAAAGGACTGGCAGGGGAGGACGAACGTGACCAGTGGGCTGTGTTCTCTGTTCTCCACAATGTCCAAATCCAGGACTCTAGACAGATGAATGGAGAGATGCAGTTGATCTCGGATGCCCCTCCCAACACCTCCACCCCTAAGAAGCAGCAGGAGAATGAGTGCTCCATGGCCCCACAGCACATCACAGAGGGGAGCTATGATGGAAGTGTTTACCACAGGGATGGAACAAGAATCG agGTGCAGTGTGAGATTCGTAGGGCTGAGCTTCATGGGGCtaggtgtgtgttctgtgtgtggctGAGCAGGCCTGGACAGCAGGAGGCCATGTTGCATCATAGTGGCGTCTACAGCAACAGAGCTTCACTACAAAACTCATCCTCACTCAGTCTGGGAGAG GCGATCTTGGAGGCCAGCCGTGGCGGTGCCGGTGAGGCGCTGCTCTCCACTTTGGACCTGGACCATTCCCGTGCATGCGATGGGCAGTTCTCAGAGCTGTACCAGCCGCTCCACGCCGTGGGGAAAGGGGCCTTCGGCTTCGTGTGGCAGGCTTGCAGGCGCTCTGACGGAGAGAAG GTGGTGGTGAAGTTTATCAGGAAGGGAAGGATAGTCAGTGAATGCTGGGTGGATGACCCCTTGCTGGGCCGCGTCAGCCAGGAGGTCGCCATACTCACCCGCCTGACACACCACAACATCGTCAAG GTCCTGGAGGTGTTTGAGAACGAGGGTTACTTCCAGATGGTGATGGAAAAGCATGGGGATGGTCTGGACCTGTTTGAGTTCATAGACAAACAGCCCCAGCTGGACGAGCCTCTGGCCAGCTACATCTTTAGACAG TTGGTGGCAGCAGTGGCGTATCTGAGGAACAGAGACATCCTCCACCGGGACATCAAGGATGAGAACATCATCATTAACACAGAGTTCCACATCAGACTCATAGACTTTGGCTCTGCTGTCCCGCTGGCTCCAGGGAAGCTGTTCTACACCTTCTGTGGCACGCTGGAGTACTGCTCCCCAGAGGTGCTGAAGGGCAACCC CTACGGCGGTCCAGAGCTGGAGCTGTGGTCTCTGGGGGTGCTGCTCTACACATTGCTGTTCGGTGAGAACCCTTTCTGTGACATGGAGGAGACCCTGCAGTCCAAACTCAAGCCCCCCTTCCCTGTCTCTCCAG ACCTGCATGCTATGCTGTCAGGAATGCTGCAGCCTGACCCCCAACGGAGAATGACCCTGGAGCAGCTCCTGCTGCAGCCCTGGATTCGCCAGCCCATCTGCCTGGCTGACTACAGCTGGGAGGAAGTGTTCCCTTACAGCAAGAGCCACG CTCCCCCACAGTACCACGAGTCTGTTCCTGGAGACTTTCTAGGCCAGGGCTTGTACCCGGACACTAGAGATGATTCTTCTCTTCCTTCTGATGATGACGATGAGAGGTCCATGGCCGCCATGACAACTGAGCTCATGAAGTACCTCTCTGATGAATGA
- the pask gene encoding PAS domain-containing serine/threonine-protein kinase isoform X1, protein MSLRTESRWTENQGNPRAKGDTVYVVKDDSSDLLEDDSFDLNKSYPCVGRPLYKGQALERWRFPGSIAGDCQNSCSSVAMRDIQIPSRHGSGSHSQSDSLSTASESDRTLLSLLTCAGGFALSGPPAVHNPNKAVLTVDCKSTKILAANVKACALFECTSDDLIGQKLSCFLKKTNQVLEEALSEGCLQTDGNVAVVSGKVLDAVSQCGTEVPVSVWTQRQSQQGQHCLVMMERVERISAHVSFSQDGSILSCDLVFAHLHGYRQTEELTGMPIREMIPSLQIPLHSRALPKMLRVQRVSSRCRGGTSLLLCIKLQGAVVCGKPQQLKDGLGCPEPQNTPGGPEDQQGSPVSSPICRAPQPEHCENGKELSSGVKENSSLLSPGSGLVYSGTVWVFAPLSGLLTLHPDGSINSIHNHLSLSLLGFGNAELQGKDVTFLIPAFYDWFCGLENSAITPHQQPEGGLLHTHTNSSHPSYTDPCVYSGHPVPAASTVAHPIPTFPMGGQLQQDPSSLAGDMAVVQKAEQGRNLSTGKGRIFTGSSIRLEQQGSTPSTLDPPEVTSTPMIRVDDTAELMKEAAQVAPCPSQCDSGDDTHDLLQSFAQVERGEVLCLSLTHPLTCSPGGQPLSGVGPGTPTMDECSRARPCRPTPYHAKGPQQLCDLSAMQDSSFEVISLGSRSSSGFCEKWAGCHGGSSPTAATSRTDQVVDSASCYLDLDTNGELVTRAMADLNLSGVLELLSVGGDDDFSHTSVDTAELLRTPSPYVVESDQEEGPGCVEVRNSLLKGLAGEDERDQWAVFSVLHNVQIQDSRQMNGEMQLISDAPPNTSTPKKQQENECSMAPQHITEGSYDGSVYHRDGTRIEVQCEIRRAELHGARCVFCVWLSRPGQQEAMLHHSGVYSNRASLQNSSSLSLGEAILEASRGGAGEALLSTLDLDHSRACDGQFSELYQPLHAVGKGAFGFVWQACRRSDGEKVVVKFIRKGRIVSECWVDDPLLGRVSQEVAILTRLTHHNIVKVLEVFENEGYFQMVMEKHGDGLDLFEFIDKQPQLDEPLASYIFRQLVAAVAYLRNRDILHRDIKDENIIINTEFHIRLIDFGSAVPLAPGKLFYTFCGTLEYCSPEVLKGNPYGGPELELWSLGVLLYTLLFGENPFCDMEETLQSKLKPPFPVSPDLHAMLSGMLQPDPQRRMTLEQLLLQPWIRQPICLADYSWEEVFPYSKSHAPPQYHESVPGDFLGQGLYPDTRDDSSLPSDDDDERSMAAMTTELMKYLSDE, encoded by the exons ATGTCGCTGAGGACTGAGTCCCGTTGGACAGAGAATCAAGGCAACCCTCGTGCTAAAGGGGACACTGTTTATGTTGTCAAGGATGACTCCTCGGACCTCCTGGAGGATGACTCATTTGACCTAAACAAGTCCTATCCATGTGTCGGGAGGCCACTGTACAAGGGCCAGGCTCTAGAACGCTGGCGGTTTCCTGGATCCATAGCAG GTGATTGTCAGAACTCCTGTAGCTCTGTGGCTATGAGAGACATTCAGATCCCCAGCCGGCATGGCTCAGGATCACACAGCCAGTCAGACTCGCTGTCCACTGCGTCTGAGTCAGACAGAACCCTGCTCAGCCTGCTGACCTGTGCAGGAGGCTTTGCGCTCTCAGGACCTCCAGCGGTCCACAACCCCAACAAGGCAGTCCTCACTGTAGACTGCAAGAGCACAAAG ATATTGGCTGCAAATGTGAAGGCATGCGCACTGTTTGAGTGCACCAGCGATGATCTGATTGGACAAAAGCTGTCCTGCTTCCTGAAGAAGACCAATCAGGTCCTGGAAGAAGCTTTAAGTGAGGGGTGTCTTCAGACAGATGGAAATGTAGCAGTGGTGTCTGGGAAAGTG TTGGATGCAGTGAGCCAGTGTGGTACTGAGGTCCCAGTGTCTGTATGGACCCAGAGACAGTCACAGCAAGGACAGCATTGCCTGGTCATGATGGAGCGTGTGGAGAGAATCTCAGCCCATGTCTCCTTCTCACAAGAT GGGAGCATCCTGAGCTGTGACCTGGTCTTTGCCCATCTGCATGGTTACAGGCAGACTGAGGAGCTGACAGGGATGCCTATCAGAGAGATGATCCCCTCTCTACAGATCCCCCTCCACAGCCGCGCTCTGCCCAAg ATGCTGAGGGTCCAGAGGGTGTCCAGTCGATGCAGGGGGggcacctccctcctcctctgtatTAAACTCCAGGGGGCAGTGGTGTGTGGTAAACCCCAGCAGCTGAAGGATGGGTTGGGCTGCCCAGAACCCCAAAACACCCCTGGTGGACCTGAGGACCAGCAGGGTTCCCCCGTCTCCTCCCCAATCTGCAGAGCACCACAGCCAGAACATTGTGAAAATGGAAAGGAACTGTCCTCTG GAGTTAAAGAGAACAGCAGCCTCCTCTCCCCTGGTTCGGGGCTGGTCTATTCTGGGACGGTGTGGGTGTTCGCCCCTCTCAGTGGTCTCCTCACCCTCCACCCTGATGGCTCTATCAACAGCATCCACAACCACCTGTCCCTCAGTCTCCTGGGCTTTGGGAATGCGGAGCTACAGGGGAAG GATGTCACgttcctgattcctgctttctATGATTGGTTTTGTGGCTTGGAGAACAGTGCCATTACCCCACACCAACAACCAGAGGGTGGGCTTCTACACACTCACACTAACTCATCACACCCCTCCTACACAG ACCCCTGTGTATACTCTGGTCATCCTGTCCCTGCTGCTAGCACAGTCGCCCATCCCATTCCCACATTCCCAATGGGAGGCCAACTTCAACAGG ACCCCAGTTCTCTGGCTGGTGACATGGCCGTGGTGCAAAAGGCAGAACAGGGGAGAAACCTCTCCACTGGGAAGGGCAGGATCTTCACTGGCTCCAGTATCAGACTGGAGCAGCAGGGCAGCACTCCCTCCACCCTGGACCCTCCGGAGGTTACCTCCACACCCATGATCAG GGTTGATGACACTGCAGAACTGATGAAAGAAGCTGCACAGGTGGCCCCGTGTCCCAGCCAGTGTGACAGTGGAGACGACACCCACGACCTGCTACAGTCCTTTGCCCAGGTTGAGAGAGGCGAGGTACTCTGCCTGTCACTCACTCACCCTCTAACCTGTAGCCCAGGAGGGCAGCCCCTTAGTGGAGTGGGACCAG GCACTCCAACCATGGATGAGTGCAGCCGAGCACGGCCCTGCCGCCCTACCCCATACCATGCCAAAGGCCCCCAGCAGCTGTGTGACCTGTCAGCCATGCAGGACTCCAGCTTCGAGGTGATCTCCCTGGGTAGCCGGTCCTCCTCAGGGTTCTGTGAGAAGTGGGCTGGGTGTCATGGGGGGTCCAGCCCGACGGCGGCCACCTCCCGCACAGACCAGGTTGTGGACTCGGCCAGCTGCTACCTGGACCTGGACACCAATGGGGAGCTGGTGACCCGGGCCATGGCCGACCTGAACCTGAGTGGAGTTCTAGAGTTGCTTAGTGTTGGAGGTGATGATGACTTCTCCCATACCTCGGTTGATACCGCCGAGCTCCTGCGTACCCCTTCGCCGTATGTGGTCGAGTCCGACCAGGAAGAGGGACCCGGATGTGTGGAGGTCCGGAACAGTCTATTGAAAGGACTGGCAGGGGAGGACGAACGTGACCAGTGGGCTGTGTTCTCTGTTCTCCACAATGTCCAAATCCAGGACTCTAGACAGATGAATGGAGAGATGCAGTTGATCTCGGATGCCCCTCCCAACACCTCCACCCCTAAGAAGCAGCAGGAGAATGAGTGCTCCATGGCCCCACAGCACATCACAGAGGGGAGCTATGATGGAAGTGTTTACCACAGGGATGGAACAAGAATCG agGTGCAGTGTGAGATTCGTAGGGCTGAGCTTCATGGGGCtaggtgtgtgttctgtgtgtggctGAGCAGGCCTGGACAGCAGGAGGCCATGTTGCATCATAGTGGCGTCTACAGCAACAGAGCTTCACTACAAAACTCATCCTCACTCAGTCTGGGAGAG GCGATCTTGGAGGCCAGCCGTGGCGGTGCCGGTGAGGCGCTGCTCTCCACTTTGGACCTGGACCATTCCCGTGCATGCGATGGGCAGTTCTCAGAGCTGTACCAGCCGCTCCACGCCGTGGGGAAAGGGGCCTTCGGCTTCGTGTGGCAGGCTTGCAGGCGCTCTGACGGAGAGAAG GTGGTGGTGAAGTTTATCAGGAAGGGAAGGATAGTCAGTGAATGCTGGGTGGATGACCCCTTGCTGGGCCGCGTCAGCCAGGAGGTCGCCATACTCACCCGCCTGACACACCACAACATCGTCAAG GTCCTGGAGGTGTTTGAGAACGAGGGTTACTTCCAGATGGTGATGGAAAAGCATGGGGATGGTCTGGACCTGTTTGAGTTCATAGACAAACAGCCCCAGCTGGACGAGCCTCTGGCCAGCTACATCTTTAGACAG TTGGTGGCAGCAGTGGCGTATCTGAGGAACAGAGACATCCTCCACCGGGACATCAAGGATGAGAACATCATCATTAACACAGAGTTCCACATCAGACTCATAGACTTTGGCTCTGCTGTCCCGCTGGCTCCAGGGAAGCTGTTCTACACCTTCTGTGGCACGCTGGAGTACTGCTCCCCAGAGGTGCTGAAGGGCAACCC CTACGGCGGTCCAGAGCTGGAGCTGTGGTCTCTGGGGGTGCTGCTCTACACATTGCTGTTCGGTGAGAACCCTTTCTGTGACATGGAGGAGACCCTGCAGTCCAAACTCAAGCCCCCCTTCCCTGTCTCTCCAG ACCTGCATGCTATGCTGTCAGGAATGCTGCAGCCTGACCCCCAACGGAGAATGACCCTGGAGCAGCTCCTGCTGCAGCCCTGGATTCGCCAGCCCATCTGCCTGGCTGACTACAGCTGGGAGGAAGTGTTCCCTTACAGCAAGAGCCACG CTCCCCCACAGTACCACGAGTCTGTTCCTGGAGACTTTCTAGGCCAGGGCTTGTACCCGGACACTAGAGATGATTCTTCTCTTCCTTCTGATGATGACGATGAGAGGTCCATGGCCGCCATGACAACTGAGCTCATGAAGTACCTCTCTGATGAATGA